The Gemmatimonadota bacterium genome has a segment encoding these proteins:
- the hemW gene encoding radical SAM family heme chaperone HemW has product MHVYVHVPFCARRCSYCDFAIAVRPTTPDDTYVRAILSEWQQRVGTSPLGAADAITTLYFGGGTPSRLAPASLSQIISEIANTRPLAPEAEVTVETNPEDVTAEKASAWVAAGVNRVSLGVQSHDPAVLAWMHRTHRAEQVPAAVAALRDAGINNVSMDLIFGLPVALDRDWARDLELTFALGPTHISLYGLTIEPHTPLQHWTDRGESVPVDEERYAAEYLRANHELARHGFEHYEVSNAALPGYRSRHNSAYWSGAEYLGLGPSAHSLVAGVRSWNAREWTDYAERSVAGEPLQAGSESLDPGARRLEALYLGLRTNAGLAMEEIPAEACAVWLRAGWAEAVAGRIRLTVEGWLRLDALVGAIVHS; this is encoded by the coding sequence ATGCACGTCTACGTTCACGTCCCGTTCTGCGCGCGTCGTTGTTCGTACTGCGATTTCGCGATCGCCGTGCGCCCGACAACGCCAGACGATACCTACGTCCGGGCGATTTTGTCGGAGTGGCAGCAACGCGTGGGCACGTCGCCGCTCGGCGCCGCGGACGCGATCACGACCCTGTATTTCGGGGGCGGTACGCCCTCGCGACTCGCGCCCGCATCGCTGTCGCAGATCATCAGCGAGATCGCGAACACGCGGCCCCTCGCCCCCGAGGCCGAAGTCACTGTCGAAACGAATCCTGAGGACGTCACTGCCGAGAAGGCGTCGGCGTGGGTCGCCGCTGGCGTCAATCGCGTATCACTCGGCGTGCAGAGCCACGATCCTGCGGTGCTCGCCTGGATGCATCGTACCCATCGCGCCGAGCAGGTTCCCGCTGCCGTTGCGGCGTTGCGCGACGCGGGTATCAACAACGTCTCGATGGACCTGATCTTCGGGCTCCCCGTCGCACTCGACCGTGACTGGGCCCGCGATCTCGAACTCACCTTTGCCCTCGGCCCGACCCACATCTCGCTCTACGGCCTGACCATCGAGCCGCATACGCCACTGCAGCACTGGACCGACCGCGGCGAATCGGTGCCGGTGGACGAGGAGCGTTACGCCGCAGAGTATCTGCGCGCCAACCACGAACTCGCGCGACACGGCTTCGAACACTACGAAGTGTCCAACGCGGCGCTCCCGGGATATCGGTCCCGCCACAATTCCGCCTATTGGTCCGGCGCGGAATACCTTGGTCTGGGCCCGTCGGCGCACTCGCTAGTTGCGGGAGTTCGCTCGTGGAACGCTCGTGAATGGACTGATTATGCGGAGCGCTCAGTCGCGGGTGAACCCCTTCAGGCTGGTTCCGAGAGCCTCGATCCGGGGGCTCGGCGTCTCGAAGCGCTCTACCTCGGGCTGCGCACAAATGCCGGTCTCGCGATGGAAGAAATCCCCGCTGAGGCGTGCGCCGTCTGGCTTCGGGCCGGGTGGGCGGAGGCGGTCGCCGGCCGGATCCGGCTCACCGTGGAGGGGTGGCTTCGGCTCGATGCGCTGGTGGGGGCCATCGTCCATTCCTAA
- the dprA gene encoding DNA-processing protein DprA, with protein sequence MTRPNPSPTTVTSSTTSSLPTTTSSTPSSDPEERLAYLALALIEGLGPRRIAQMLSRAGSARATFANLDNALTGMRALPAPLAAALRRPPLQAARDLLEQSAARGHHILTPADADFPALLRSIPDPPPLLFGIGNVALANAEAVAIVGSRDHTRYGGDVAERLGIVAAEAGLVVVSGMARGLDAMAQRAAHNAGGTSIGVLGTGIDLVYPVENGELFELVARDGLLLSELPPGMPGHKGSFPARNRLISGLARALVVVEAAESSGTLITVGTALEQGRDVLVVPGPISSGTSSGTNRLLRDGAVPILTPSDILIPYGIVPASGRPAPRPVVAPCTLSPTEARVFGALTGEGQSVDDLAELIGLPVGELLASLLGLELGGLAQQLPGALYRTRNA encoded by the coding sequence ATGACGAGGCCGAACCCCTCACCGACGACAGTGACGTCGTCGACGACGAGTTCGCTGCCGACGACGACGAGTTCGACGCCATCCAGTGATCCCGAGGAGCGCCTCGCCTATCTGGCGCTCGCGCTCATCGAGGGGCTCGGCCCGCGGCGCATCGCCCAGATGCTGTCGCGCGCCGGTTCAGCCCGGGCCACCTTTGCAAATCTCGATAACGCACTGACCGGCATGCGGGCGCTCCCCGCACCGCTTGCTGCGGCGCTGCGCCGGCCACCACTTCAGGCGGCGCGCGATCTGCTGGAGCAGAGCGCCGCACGCGGGCATCACATCCTCACGCCGGCGGATGCCGACTTTCCCGCGCTGCTTCGCTCGATCCCGGATCCACCTCCGCTGCTCTTCGGCATCGGCAACGTTGCGCTCGCGAATGCCGAGGCGGTCGCCATTGTCGGGAGTCGTGATCACACGCGTTACGGCGGCGATGTCGCCGAACGGCTCGGCATCGTCGCGGCAGAAGCCGGACTGGTGGTGGTGAGTGGCATGGCGCGCGGGCTCGACGCCATGGCCCAGCGCGCGGCGCACAACGCCGGTGGCACGTCAATCGGTGTCCTCGGCACCGGCATCGATCTGGTTTACCCGGTGGAGAACGGGGAACTCTTCGAGCTGGTTGCGCGCGACGGCTTGCTGCTGAGCGAATTGCCGCCGGGCATGCCGGGGCACAAGGGCTCTTTTCCTGCTCGCAATCGACTCATCAGCGGGCTGGCGCGGGCACTCGTCGTGGTAGAGGCTGCCGAAAGTTCCGGGACCCTGATCACGGTAGGAACCGCGCTCGAGCAGGGCCGCGATGTGCTGGTGGTGCCTGGGCCGATCAGCTCGGGGACGTCATCGGGCACCAACCGGCTCCTGCGCGACGGGGCGGTGCCAATCCTCACGCCGTCCGACATCCTCATCCCCTACGGCATCGTGCCGGCTTCGGGTCGCCCGGCGCCGCGGCCGGTCGTGGCACCCTGCACACTCTCACCCACGGAAGCGCGTGTCTTCGGTGCACTGACTGGGGAAGGACAATCGGTAGACGACCTCGCCGAACTCATCGGTTTGCCCGTCGGCGAACTCCTGGCATCCCTGCTCGGGTTGGAATTGGGCGGCCTCGCGCAACAGCTGCCCGGCGCACTCTACCGAACCAGGAACGCCTGA